The genomic window GTTCTCGTCTGCAAATCTCTGCTCTTCCTGGCCGGTCTGAGGGTTTATGCCTCGGATGGGTGGAATGTCTACTGGCGACGGAAGGTAATACACGATCGCATCGAGCAGCGGCTGAACGCCCTTGTTCCGAAGGGCCGAGCCGCAAAGCACTGGCACCAGGGCGCCGCTGATCGTTGCCCGACGCAGGGCGGCCCGCAACAGCTCTGATGAGAGGGGTTCCCCCTCCAGGTATTTTTGCAGCACCTCCTCGTCGGCGTCGGCGATCCGCTCGATCATCTGCTCACGCCGCCAGGCCACCTCGTCCATCATCTCCAAGGGGATGTCCACTTGTTCGGGATGCGCGCCCAGCTCGTCGGAGAAGATCCACGCCTTCTCCTCGATGAGGTCTACCATCCCCTGGAACGAATCGTGCACTCCCAGCGGCACTTGGATAGGCACTGGCCTGGCGTGCAGTCGCGTTTCGATCATAGAGACCGTGCGCCAGAAATCGGCGCCAACCCGGTCCATTTTGTTAATGAAGCAGATGCGCGGCACCCCATACCGGTTGGCTTGCCGCCACACCGTCTCCGATTGGGGCTCGACACCGTTGACCGCGTCGAAGACGACTACGCCGCCATCCAGCACGCGCAGGGAGCGTTGAACCTCCGCCGTGAAATCGATATGCCCCGGCGTGTCAATGATGTTGATCTGGACACCTTTCCAGGTGCAGGTGATAGAGGCAGCCGTGATTGTGATGCCGCGCTCCCGCTCCTGCTCCATCCAGTCGGTGACCGTGGTCCCCTCATCCACGTTCCCCATACGATAGGTACGTCCAGTGTAGAATAGGATGCGCTCGGTAGTGGTGGTTTTGCCGGCATCAATGTGGGCGATGATGCCGATATTGCGCAATCGGGAGAGGGGTACCTCTCGAGCCATCTCACATCACCTCAGCACGCCGGAAGCGCGCAGCGCCTCTTTTCGACATGTGCCGCCGAACTTACCAGCGATAGTGTGCAAAGGCGCGATTGGCCTCCGCCATACGATGCGTATCCTCACGGCGCTTGATTGTGGCCCCCTGGTTTTGATAGGCATCTACGAGCTCAGCCGCCAGCTTCTCGATCATAGATTTGCCCGGGCGCTGACGGGCGTACTGCACCAGCCAGCGCAGCGCCAGGCTCAGCCGGCGGTCAGGGGGGATCTCAATAGGCACTTGGTAGGTAGCACCCCCCACACGACGCGGCCGGACCTCGAGAAGTGGCGTGGCGTTGCGGACAGCCTGCTCCAGCACCTCTAGTGCTGGACGCTGCAGCCGCTGTTCGATGAGCTGTAGACTCTCGTAGACGATCCGCTCAGCCAGACTCTTTTTGCCATTTCGCATTACCTTATTGATAAGCCGCGCGACTAGTTCGCTATTGTATTTCCAGTCAGGCGGGATCACGCGCCTGGGCGGACGATTACGTCTGGGCATGAGGATCTCCTTCTCCTTGCGCAATCGAGATAATCGGTTTTCTGTCACAATACAAGATGCAAGACCCATGTATCCCGGATCCTGCATCTTGTATTTCCCAAGAAAGCTACCAATTTTGAGTCGAAAGTTGTTCGGCCCGTTCCAGGGCGGAAGATATTATTTAGGCGCTTTCGCTCCGTACTTAGACCGGCCACGCCTTCGATTCGCCACCCCTGCTGAGTCTAGGGCCCCGCGCACGATATGATAGCGCACGCCCGGCAGATCTTTCACACGTCCGCCGCGCACCAGCACGACCGAGTGTTCCTGCAGGTTATGTCCCTCGCCGGGGATATACGCAGTGACCTCGATACCATTGGTCAGACGAACGCGCGCGATTTTGCGAAGCGCTGAATTAGGTTTTTTCGGCGTCATCGTGCGCACCTGGACGCAAACTCCTCTCCGCTGGGGCGATCCCTTCTTCGTGCGAACTGTCCGCCCGGTGAGGGCATTATAGTTAAACCGCAAAGCGGGCGCTTTCTCCTTCTTAACTACCGGCTTGCGTCCTTTGCGCACAAGTTGGTTTATGGTAGGCAATGAAGCTCCTCCCTAATCGCTAATCATGGGTCCTTTTGAGTGCAGAAGGGGAGGCTTATGTGCTAAGCCTCCCGTTAACGATAGCATAAAAGTTTAACACAGGGTGAACAGTGGGTCAAATTTCTATCTCGAAGTCCGTATCTTGCTCCTCGTAATCGAAGTCCTCATCTTCGGCCTCGGTGTCGTACATGCCGTACATGTCGGTCGCCTCAGCGTCTGCATCCGCATCCAGATCCATGTCCGACTCCAGGTCAGCAAATGG from Anaerolineae bacterium includes these protein-coding regions:
- the rpsL gene encoding 30S ribosomal protein S12 → MPTINQLVRKGRKPVVKKEKAPALRFNYNALTGRTVRTKKGSPQRRGVCVQVRTMTPKKPNSALRKIARVRLTNGIEVTAYIPGEGHNLQEHSVVLVRGGRVKDLPGVRYHIVRGALDSAGVANRRRGRSKYGAKAPK
- the rpsG gene encoding 30S ribosomal protein S7; its protein translation is MPRRNRPPRRVIPPDWKYNSELVARLINKVMRNGKKSLAERIVYESLQLIEQRLQRPALEVLEQAVRNATPLLEVRPRRVGGATYQVPIEIPPDRRLSLALRWLVQYARQRPGKSMIEKLAAELVDAYQNQGATIKRREDTHRMAEANRAFAHYRW